One window of Scheffersomyces stipitis CBS 6054 chromosome 1, whole genome shotgun sequence genomic DNA carries:
- a CDS encoding predicted protein, which yields MANSSSSGSESSDSGSYESSSEDELILQPVFLTKSQRSKKTESEDNENRSKQALLSKIDNNISNSINDLTVDSETLYDGIDDTDDLDPEKEYSDWKERELARFNRDRLAWQLEEQEQDEKIRRQQLTEEELQQRFEDKKLQHKETTGISAAVSNVTVGTAGTSKIYHKGAFYHDDEDIDKLLKRDYAQVDEDNKKDHSRPTKLKFKKTHSN from the exons ATGGCCAATTCCAGCAGTTCTGGAAGTGAGTCATCGGACTCAGGCAGCTACGAGTCGTCCAGTGAAGACGAGCTCATTCTTCAGCCtgttttcttgacaaaATCGCAAAGATcgaagaaaacagaaagtgaagataatgaaaatCGCTCTAAGCAAGCTTTATTATCAAAGatcgacaacaacattAGCAACAGCATTAACGATCTCACAGTAGATTCAGAGACGTTATACGACGGCATAGACGATACAGACGATCTAGATCCAGAAAAGGAGTACTCTGACTGGAAGGAGAGAGAATTGGCCCGTTTCAACAGAGATAGATTAGCATGGCAATTGGAAGAACAAGAGCAAGATGAAAAGATACGAAGACAGCAACTcaccgaagaagaactccaaCAGAGgtttgaagacaagaaattaCAACACAAAGAAACTACAGGCATTTCAGCTGCCGTCTCTAATGTCACAGTAGGAACGGCTGGAACAAGCAAGATATACCATAAGGGAGCATTTTACcacgatgacgaagataTCGATAAGCTTCTCAAGAGAGACTACGCACAAGTAGACGAGGACAACAAAAAGGATCATCTGAGACcaacgaagttgaagtttaAGAA GACACATTCAAATTAG
- the RBK1 gene encoding ribokinase: MTIITVIGSLNYDLVTFTKKVPEAGETYQADAFENHLGGKGLNEALASSRLSADDSTQVRMIGNVGSDTFGKELVHELEVTGVNTTYVKTIEGKASGVAVILVEEDSGENRILITAGANGELKPTEDDYSLYFPREEADAHYLILQNEYPDTFNTITWIKQNRPNINIAYNPSPFKPEFITSEVLSRIDLFIVNEGEAMDVAKHLLQDEEYSKFEASITQNSIEGFKSLALKLQTLVNQNNIKTIIITMGSRGATYVSKETEVPQYEPSRKVQHVVDTTGAGDTFFGGVVSSLAGGKKIEDAVKFATTASSLAIQKKGAAESIPHYDEVLKNL, from the coding sequence ATGACTATCATCACTGTCATTGGATCCCTAAACTACGACTTGGTTACTTTCACCAAAAAAGTGCCAGAGGCTGGCGAAACGTACCAGGCCGATGCCTTTGAAAACCATCTTGGTGGAAAAGGTCTCAACGAAGCTCTAGCCTCGTCCAGATTAAGTGCAGACGACTCTACGCAAGTCAGAATGATTGGAAATGTTGGATCTGACACTTTTGGAAAGGAATTGGTCCATGAGCTCGAAGTCACGGGTGTAAACACTACCTATGTGAAGACAATAGAAGGCAAGGCATCTGGAGTTGCAGTGATTCTTGTGGAAGAGGACAGTGGAGAGAACCGTATCTTGATTACTGCCGGAGCCAATGGCGAATTAAAGCCAACGGAAGATGACTATTCTCTATACTTTCCTCGGGAAGAAGCTGATGCTCATTACTTGATCCTTCAGAACGAATATCCAGACACCTTCAACACCATCACTTGGATCAAACAGAATCGTCCTAACATCAACATCGCATACAACCCTTCGCCCTTCAAGCCGGAATTCATCACCTCGGAGGTTTTGTCGAGAATCGATTTATTCATTGTGAATGAAGGTGAAGCCATGGATGTAGCCAAACATCTCTTGCAAGATGAGGAATATTCTAAGTTCGAAGCAAGTATCACCCAAAACAGCATTGAAGGGTTCAAGCTGTTAGCTCTTAAGTTGCAAACCTTAGTCAATCagaacaatatcaaaacCATCATCATAACTATGGGTAGTCGCGGAGCTACATATGTGTCCAAGGAGACAGAGGTTCCACAATATGAGCCTTCAAGAAAGGTCCAGCACGTAGTGGACACAACTGGGGCTGGAGACACTTTCTTCGGCGGAGTGGTCCTGAGTCTTGCTGGAGGAAAGAAGATCGAGGACGCAGTCAAGTTTGCTACTACTGCTAGCAGTTTGGCtatacagaagaaaggagCAGCTGAGAGTATTCCTCACTACGATGAAGTTTTGAAGAACCTTTAG
- the CDC6 gene encoding cell cycle control protein (Pre-initiation complex, subunit CDC6, AAA+ superfamily ATPase Cell cycle control, cell division, chromosome partitioning), with the protein MTVLQDKSNIDIAPSTPRRKRTIDLAGQLLTPTSSAKKSKTNIHISPSKKGVRRLDFSTPPTTPTKPAKAVSIYSKAKALFSRGCSLVDTDDTSHLPTRDREAHRLNDFFYTNIRDKSPNSLYISGPPGSGKSAQISVSFNYLKAKYGNSTDNSIVNIEGSTAKLISINCMSLNNVEHIFHEIYSQIEGKLSISYTKKKTAEDFYQLLDTHQLLDSVVVALDELDSLLTRDQHILFELFNCASFRGEPHKVKLILVGISNALDLSNKFLPRLKRNGLSPQSEQFLPYTAEQIRSVVITKLKSLNDESEKENTTCRAIPLFHPVALMLCCKKSASITGDLRKAFDICYKSIESLEKELVKKGEDVSKYTINNCPQVLISHVAGVCSNSFGENSSTRLQNLNLLQKAVLCCLINKQQVNKCQDLNVNAFFDFYVKHSAANAEKLLGILKKGEFLEILSALESSSVIVLSDKKEIKKSKNVFNVDIGNKNIKSNILFNDMVSAIGEVGVLKRLLYGK; encoded by the coding sequence ATGACAGTACTTCAAGACAAACTGAACATAGACATTGCGCCTTCGACTCCCCGTCGTAAGAGAACCATTGACTTGGCTGGCCAATTACTCACACCTACCTCTTCTGCTAAGAAATCCAAAACCAATATCCATATTAGCCCATCGAAGAAAGGAGTACGGAGACTTGATTTCTCGACTCCACCCACAACACCCACCAAACCAGCTAAGGCTGTTTCGATATACTCAAAGGCCAAAGCTTTGTTTCTGAGGGGCTGTTCATTAGTCGATACCGACGATACTTCGCATTTACCAACTAGAGATCGTGAAGCCCACCGTCTCaatgacttcttctacaccAACATCAGAGACAAGAGTCCTAACAGTTTGTATATTTCTGGACCTCCAGGCTCAGGAAAATCAGCGCAGATAAGCGTTTCtttcaactacttgaaaGCAAAGTACGGAAACTCCACAGACAATTCCATAGTTAACATTGAGGGAAGCACCGCCAAACTCATTTCCATCAACTGTATGTCTCTCAACAACGTTGAACACATCTTCCACGAGATCTACAGTCAAATTGAAGGTAAACTACTGATCTCGTAtacgaaaaagaaaacgGCCGAAGATTTCTATCAGCTCTTGGATACTCATCAGTTGTTAGACTCTGTAGTAGTTGCTTTGGATGAATTAGACTCGCTTTTAACTAGAGACCAGCACATATTGTTCGAGTTGTTCAACTGCGCTTCGTTCCGAGGAGAACCACACAaagtcaagttgatcttggtCGGGATCTCCAATGCTTTGGACTTATCGAATAAGTTCTTGCCTCGGTTGAAGAGAAATGGGTTGAGCCCACAATCGGAGCAGTTTCTTCCCTACACAGCAGAACAAATTAGACTGGTGGTTATTACGAAattgaagtcgttgaacgacgaaagtgaaaaagagaatacTACTTGCCGTGCTATTCCATTATTTCACCCTGTAGCACTTATGCTCTGTTGTAAGAAATCAGCTTCGATAACTGGAGATTTGAGAAAAGCATTTGATATCTGCTACAAGAGTATCGAGTCTTTAGAGAAGGAGTTGGTTAAGAAGGGCGAGGACGTTTCTAAGTATACGATTAATAACTGTCCCCAAGTCCTCATTTCGCATGTAGCAGGCGtttgttcaaattcttttgGGGAGAACTCAAGTACACGTTTGcaaaacttgaacttgCTACAGAAGGCAGTGTTGTGTTGTCTCATCAATAAGCAACAAGTCAATAAGTGTCAAGATTTGAACGTGAATGccttctttgatttctacGTCAAGCATTCGGCCGCaaatgctgaaaagttACTCggaatcttgaagaagggTGAGTTCTTAGAGATCTTATCTGCATTGGAATCGTCTTCAGTGATAGTATTGTCAGATAAAAAAGAGATAAAGAAGTCGAAAAACGTATTTAACGTCGACATCGggaacaagaatatcaagTCAAATATTCTTTTTAATGATATGGTCAGCGCCATAGGGGAAGTAGGAGTCTTGAAGAGACTCTTATATGGGAAATAG
- the RPB5 gene encoding DNA-directed RNA polymerases II 24 kDa polypeptide (RNA polymerase II subunit 5), giving the protein MEDDRTVSRLFRSFKTVKEMVRDRGYYITQEEVDMSLDEFRAKICDSMGRPQRKLMCFQANPTAESLDKFPDLGSLWVEFCDEASVGIKTMRNFCIHISEKNFSTGIFIYQNSITPSANKLIPTVSPASIETFQEGDLVVNITHHELVPKHIKLSRDEKKELLDRYRLKESQLPRVQREDPVARYLGLKRGEVVKIIRRSETSGRYASYRICL; this is encoded by the exons ATGGAAGACGACAGAACTGTATCTCGTTTGTTCAGGTCTTTCAAGACAGTTAAGGAGATGGTCAGAGACAGA GGCTACTATATCACCCAGGAGGAAGTAGACATGTCTTTGGACGAGTTCAGGGCAAAGATCTGTGATTCTATGGGCAGACCACAGAGGAAGTTGATGTGTTTCCAAGCTAATCCTACTGCTGAGTCGTTGGATAAGTTCCCAGACTTGGGTTCATTATGGGTCGAATTCTGTGATGAAGCTTCTGTGGGTATCAAGACTATGAGAAATTTCTGTATCCACATCAGTGAAAAGAACTTCAGCACTGGTATATTCATCTACCAGAACTCGATAACTCCTTCtgccaacaagttgatcccCACTGTTTCTCCTGCATCCATAGAAACATTCCAAGAAGGGGATTTGGTGGTCAACATCACCCACCACGAGTTAGTTCCTAAACATATCAAGTTATCGAGAGacgaaaagaaggaattgttaGACAGATACAGATTGAAGGAGTCGCAGTTGCCTAGAGTCCAGAGAGAAGATCCTGTGGCCAGATACTTGGGATTGAAGAGAGGAGAAGTAGTAAAAATCATTAGAAGATCAGAAACGTCTGGTCGTTATGCATCGTACAGAATCTGTTTGTGA
- the ELO2 gene encoding Fatty acyl-CoA elongase/Polyunsaturated fatty acid specific elongation enzyme (Fatty acyl-CoA elongase/Polyunsaturated fatty acid specific elongation enzyme (FEN1)), whose amino-acid sequence MSFPFPTVDAPFGIPLWPLFDKVVSNVSGGAFIPSEFEFVPGQTPLSTFPPVALAIGVYYLVIFGGDFIFKKFNIKPFVLNGPFQVHNLFLTSLSFTLLILMVEQLFPIIYREGLFYAICNENSWTQPMVTLYYLNYLTKFTEFIDTVFLVVKQKKLTFLHTYHHGATALLCYTQLIGSTPISWVPIGLNLGVHVVMYWYYFLAARGIRVWWKEWVTRFQIIQFVLDLGFVYFATYQKLIYTYFPEYLEVLPICGDCAGTMLAAYSGCAILSSYLVLFIAFYIDVYKRKSSKKARIVKAVHGGVAAQVNEYVYVSGRTLSPTPESIVNQQFRSRKA is encoded by the coding sequence ATGTCTTTCCCTTTCCCAACAGTTGATGCACCTTTCGGTATCCCGTTATGGCCGTTGTTCGACAAGGTCGTCTCCAACGTCTCCGGTGGTGCTTTTATCCCCTCGGAGTTCGAATTTGTCCCTGGTCAGACTCCATTATCCACTTTTCCTCCAGTAGCTTTGGCTATTGGTGTCTACTACTTGGTGATCTTCGGTGgagatttcattttcaagaagttcaacatcaagCCCTTCGTATTGAACGGACCGTTCCAAGTTcacaacttgttcttgacctCGCTTTCATTCACGTTGTTGATTCTTATGGTGGAACAGTTGTTCCCTATCATCTACCGTGAAGGTCTTTTCTATGCCATTTGTAACGAAAACTCATGGACTCAGCCAATGGTGACTCTTTACTACTTGAACTACTTGACAAAGTTCACTGAGTTCATTGATACCGTATTTTTGGTCgtgaaacagaagaagttgactttCTTGCACACCTACCACCATGGTGCTACTGCCTTGTTATGTTACACGCAGTTGATTGGTTCTACTCCTATCTCGTGGGTTCCTATCGGATTGAACTTGGGAGTACACGTAGTCATGTATTGGTACTACTTCTTGGCTGCTAGAGGTATCAGAGTGTGGTGGAAAGAATGGGTCACCAGATTCCAGATCATCCAGTTCGTCTTAGACTTGGGCTTTGTCTACTTCGCTACGTACCAAAAGCTCATCTACACCTACTTCCCAGAATATCTCGAAGTTTTGCCTATTTGTGGTGACTGTGCCGGTACCATGTTGGCCGCATACTCTGGCTGTGCCATCTTGTCTTCGTATTTGGTTTTGTTCATTGCCTTTTACATTGACGTCTACAAGAGAAAGTCGTCTAAGAAGGCTAGAATTGTCAAGGCTGTTCACGGGGGTGTTGCTGCCCAAGTCAATGAGTACGTTTACGTCTCAGGCAGAACCTTGTCGCCTACTCCAGAAAGCATTGTGAATCAACAGTTCCGTTCCAGAAAGGCATAG
- a CDS encoding Hypothetical WD-40 repeat protein → MPSLAPKTFSTPTKKGFSYVLGHSSHNENHILPINATQYSSASQQLYTAGRDGTIKVWSHQEHLNPFSDGISQQNNEQSDIAGVEFYEPASNGEEYPDIDEKILKLETSISSNPLPYSYSRQRNRNSHVESVSEYSIVRNHNIHFDWINDMKLINNDRDLVSCSSDLSIKLLNLNVDDNSITTTTNNFNTNNSEVHRFPNMHTDYIKKLSYNKNTNHLFSGGLDGDIIAWDLLTLKPFLSVPNRSSSMEPTASIYSLANSENLISTGGPNNTINIYDRRSQNPFIRKLIGHQDNIRCLLMNERFILSGSSDTSIKLWDLRNFKVYKNFDIHDYPVWSLSSEDNNFAKFYSGDKGGNIIKTDLSFLSHSVPEEDQFHGFETFNSNDNLVIDEKLGISTIVAKDSSPILSLCWESNEDTLFASNYESLNRFYNPDTNQLSKYQYLRTCLDYSINKENQLNDDLASGLAPEDATVPGQNDQTDLNSDFYDLISHLSMDTNVNTFDIQSTFSAHQHAMFDDKSAENDDEGEYNSMFLNVNGGPSQEFINAFKDEYESQEANPLYQEPIKPVENSQSKFIDNTPVEILLNPIPADQITLIPFNRQPISDYKISAKSIISKRSFNNKLQLLVLYLNGDIKIWDIILCKELQTFTYDKSKLSMVNSKDLDQRLKEMDAIFRKFQTSDTLNNWCEVEIRAGKLLVTVKESSYMNVEVYYDDLIKNYPFLDIDHPENSMLPRNRIKVTDDDRFHIGAVLLNSIFRNYALYEWEFDCKVREEMRSLRKSNRTLSNTPQEDDSDSNSISSSIRKLKKFSKKSSRTNLTNLAQSSGSPASSAQNSVREMSISETPLTEFLNFSDDSPAAVSSSSNVNYDNSIMKLLQTNKRIYWDKYNNSSYIVGKGKSVPSILHVDSIHPSLDENQTPDIPYMPIVNNKRLPQDLLIIIFEYSPDLGNYRDVCSFTLEDIQKIDIKANEKSNLVDELRMQLPRWIGHPILFNRFPQKEHPKIAFQLFEVDYTSLPANKKIGGKAQKKIKKLPVLESSIKLTSHNMLRVSKVLSFLTEKFDSKTSEMKDKKSLPTDWLALECRGEELPSDMTLQTIKTTIWKSSSDIELRFRRKFDVEK, encoded by the exons ATGCCTTCATTAGCACCCAAAACGTTTTCCACGCCTACGAAGAAAGGATTCTCGTATGTGTTGGGCCACTCTTCTCATAACGAAAACCATATTCTTCCCATCAATGCCACACAATACTCCCTGGCTTCCCAGCAGTTGTACACAGCCGGCCGAGATGGCACTATCAAGGTATGGAGTCACCAAGAACACTTAAACCCGTTTTCAGACGGGATAAGTCAACAAAACAACGAGCAGAGTGATATCGCTGGTGTTGAGTTCTATGAACCAGCCAGTAACGGCGAGGAGTATCCAGATATCGAtgagaagatcttgaagttggaaacttcTATATCGTCCAATCCATTGCCCTATAGCTACAGCAGGCAGCGCAATCGAAATAGTCATGTAGAAAGTGTATCCGAATATTCGATAGTGCGCAACCATAATATCCATTTCGATTGGATCAATGatatgaagttgatcaacaacgacCGGGATTTGGTTTCATGCTCATCTGATCTCTcgatcaagttgttgaaccTCAATGTTGATGATAACTCGATAACGACGACTacaaacaacttcaatacAAATAATAGCGAGGTCCATCGCTTCCCCAACATGCATACAgactacatcaagaaacTCTCTTACAACAAAAATACCAACCACTTGTTCAGTGGAGGGCTTGATGGTGACATTATTGCCTGGGACTTGTTGACGCTCAagccttttcttctggtgccTAATCGGTCTTCGTCTATGGAACCAACGGCTTCCATATACTCTCTAGCCAATAGTGAGAACTTGATCTCTACTGGTGGACCCAATAACACCATAAATATATATGATCGAAGAAGCCAGAACCCGTTCATAAGAAAGTTGATCGGACATCAGGACAATATCCGATGTTTGCTAATGAACGAGCGGTTCATTTTGAGTGGCTCCTCTGACACTTCCATCAAGCTCTGGGACTTGCGGAATTTCAAAGTTTACAAAAACTTTGATATCCATGACTACCCTGTATGGTCTTTGTCAAGCGAAGACAACAACTTTGCTAAGTTCTATTCTGGGGACAAGGGAGGAAACATCATAAAGACAGActtatcttttctttctcacTCTGTTCCTGAAGAGGACCAGTTTCACGGCTTTGAGACGTTTAATTCAAACGATAATCTTGTTATAGACGAGAAGTTAGGTATATCGACCATCGTTGCCAAAGATTCATCTCCAATCTTATCTTTATGTTGGGAATCTAACGAGGATACGTTGTTTGCTTCGAACTATGAGTCTTTGAATCGGTTCTACAACCCAGATACAAACCAATTATCCAAGTATCAGTATTTGAGGACTTGTTTAGACTATTCCATCAACAAGGAAAATCAGCTCAATGACGACCTAGCTTCAGGTCTAGCTCCCGAAGACGCCACTGTTCCAGGACAGAACGATCAAACAGATTTGAATTCCGACTTTTACGACCTCATATCTCATCTCTCTATGGATACCAATGTCAACACTTTTGATATTCAATCGACTTTTTCAGCACATCAACATGCTATGTTTGA TGATAAATCAGCAGAAAACGACGACGAGGGAGAATACAACTCGATGTTCTTGAACGTGAATGGTGGTCCATCACAAGAGTTTATCAATGCATTCAAAGACGAGTACGAATCTCAGGAAGCAAATCCTCTTTATCAAGAGCCCATTAAACCTGTAGAAAATCTGCAAAGCAAATTTATAGACAACACTCCAGTtgagatcttgttgaatccGATTCCTGCAGATCAGATAACGTTGATTCCATTTAACAGACAGCCCATTAGTGATTACAAGATATCTGCTAAAAGTATCATTTCTAAGAGATCGTTTAATAACAAGCTTCAGCTCTTGGTTTTGTACCTCAATGGTGATATCAAGATATGGGACATTATCTTGTGCAAGGAGCTTCAAACATTCACATACGACAAATCCAAGTTGTCGATGGTTAACAGCAAAGATTTGGACCAACGACTCAAAGAAATGGATGCTATCTTCCGGAAATTTCAGACTTCTGATACTTTGAACAATTGGtgtgaagttgaaattcGAGCTGGTAAGCTATTGGTTACTGTGAAAGAATCTTCGTACATGAATGTAGAAGTTTACTACGAcgatttgatcaagaattaCCCATTCTTAGATATTGACCACCCAGAGAACAGCATGTTACCTAGAAATAGAATCAAGGTGACAGACGATGATCGGTTCCATATTGGTGCCGTATTACTTAATTCAATTTTCCGCAACTACGCTTTGTATGAATGGGAGTTTGATTGCAAAGtgagagaagaaatgagATCTTTGCGGAAAAGTAATAGAACATTGAGTAATACTCCCCAGGAGGACGACAGCGATAGTAATTCTATCTCAAGTAGTATTAGGAAACTCAAGAAGTTTAGCAAAAAGTCCTCAAGGACTAATTTGACTAATTTGGCTCAACTGAGTGGTAGCCCAGCTAGTTCAGCACAGAACAGTGTTCGTGAAATGAGCATTCTGGAAACTCCTTTAACtgagttcttgaacttcagcGACGATTCTCCTGCTGCTgtttcgtcttcttcaaacgTCAACTACGATAACTCAATCATGAAATTGTTACAAACTAATAAGAGAATCTACTGGGATAAATACAATAATTCTTCATATATTGTCGGTAAAGGAAAGTCGGTTCCGTCCATTTTGCATGTGGATTCTATCCATCCTTCATTGGACGAGAACCAGACCCCTGATATACCATACATGCCTATTGTTAACAACAAGAGGTTGCCACAAGATTTGTTGATTATCATCTTCGAGTATTCTCCAGATCTTGGTAACTATCGTGATGTGTGTAGCTTCACATTGGAAGATATACAGAAGATTGACATCAAAGCGAACGAAAAGTCCAATTTGGTGGATGAGTTAAGAATGCAGTTGCCTCGTTGGATTGGACATCCTATTCTCTTCAACAGGTTCCCCCAAAAGGAACACCCTAAGATAGCTTTCCAGCTATTTGAAGTGGACTACACCAGTCTACCAGCAAATAAGAAGATAGGGGGCAAGGCACagaaaaagatcaagaaattgcCTGTCCTCGAGAGTCTGATCAAGTTGACGTCGCATAACATGCTCAGAGTGAGTAAAGTTTTGTCTTTCTTGACCGAAAAATTTGATTCCAAGACGTCAGAAAtgaaagacaagaagagCTTGCCTACAGACTGGTTAGCTCTTGAGTGTAGAGGTGAGGAGTTGCCTTCAGATATGACATTACAGACGATTAAAACGACGATCTGGAAGAGTAGTTCCGATATTGAGTTGAGGTTTAGAAGGAAGTTTGATGTTGAAAAGTAG
- a CDS encoding predicted protein, with translation FIFFSRFTRNHHQMSLIPLPESLVPFLEPYLPTPKIQHQKRPFVTLTYAQSLDSRIAAKKGTQTKISHLETKTMTHYLRSKHDAIMVAIGTVQADDPKLNCRYREDGNDHSPRPVILDPHGKWNYSESQLRAICDNKQGKAPYIIIEENVKPKQEDIEILQEQNGLFIYLPLSTDHSANWDLILQKLHDLGVESIMIEGGAMVINELLDFHRTQHDLIDSLIITVGPIFLGSQGVEVSPRKQVNLEDVKWWTGVSDSIICAKVTK, from the coding sequence tttatcttcttctccaggTTTACACGCAACCACCACCAAATGTCGCTCATACCCTTGCCGGAATCACTTGTGCCGTTCTTGGAGCCGTATCTTCCGACTCCTAAGATTCAACACCAAAAACGTCCTTTTGTAACTCTCACATATGCTCAATCCCTAGACTCCAGAATAGCAGCCAAAAAGGGTACCCAAACTAAGATTTCCCACTTGGAAACTAAGACGATGACTCATTATTTGAGATCAAAGCACGATGCCATAATGGTGGCAATCGGAACCGTTCAGGCAGATGATCCGAAGCTCAATTGCAGATACAGAGAAGATGGTAACGATCACAGTCCAAGACCTGTCATACTAGATCCACATGGAAAATGGAACTATAGTGAATCCCAATTGCGAGCAATCTGTGATAACAAGCAAGGGAAAGCTCCTTATATCataattgaagaaaatgtcaaacCTAAACAAGAAGACATTGAAATATTACAAGAGCAGAATGGACTCTTTATATATCTTCCATTATCTACAGACCATTCTGCAAATTGGGATCTCATACTACAGAAGCTTCACGATCTTGGAGTAGAATCAATAATGATCGAGGGTGGTGCTATGGTCATCAATGAATTACTAGATTTCCACAGGACGCAGCATGACTTGATCGACAGTCTCATTATTACTGTGGGACCCATTTTTCTAGGAAGCCAAGGTGTAGAAGTTAGTCCCAGAAAGCAGGTTAATCTTGAAGACGTCAAGTGGTGGACTGGAGTCAGCGATAGTATAATATGTGCCAAAGTAACGAAGTAA